In Hypomesus transpacificus isolate Combined female chromosome 4, fHypTra1, whole genome shotgun sequence, the following are encoded in one genomic region:
- the LOC124466931 gene encoding elongation factor 1-alpha, which translates to MGKEKIHINIVVIGHVDSGKSTTTGHLIYKCGGIDKRTIEKFEKEAAEMGKGSFKYAWVLDKLKAERERGITIDIALWKFETGKYYVTIIDAPGHRDFIKNMITGTSQADCAVLIVAGGVGEFEAGISKNGQTREHALLAFTLGVKQLIVGINKMDSTEPPYSQKRYDEITKEVSTYIKKIGYNPAAVAFVPISGWHGDNMLEPSSNMPWFKGWKVERKDGNASGVTLLESLDAILPPSRPTDKPLRLPLQDVYKIGGIGTVPVGRVETGTLKPGMVVTFAPANVTTEVKSVEMHHETLTEAMPGDNVGFNVKNVSVKDIRRGNVAGDSKNDPPMAAGTFTAQVIILNHPGQISQGYAPVLDCHTAHIACKFSELKEKIDRRSGKKLEDNPKALKSGDAAIVEMIPGKPMCVESFSDYPPLGRFAVRDMRQTVAVGVIKAVDKKTASGGKVTKSAQKAGGKK; encoded by the exons ATGGGAAAGGAAAAGATCCACATCAACATCGTGGTCATTGGCCATGTCGACTCCGGGAAGTCCACCACCACAGGTCATCTGATCTACAAATGCGGGGGCATCGACAAGAGAACCATCGAGAAATTCGAGAAGGAAGCCGCTGAG ATGGGCAAGGGCTCCTTCAAGTATGCCTGGGTGCTGGACAAGCTGAAGGCAGAGCGTGAGCGTGGTATTACCATTGATATCGCCCTGTGGAAGTTTGAGACTGGCAAGTACTATGTTACCATCATTGATGCTCCTGGACACAGGGACTTCATCAAGAACATGATCACCGGTACCTCACAG gctgactgtgctgtgcttATCGTTGCTGGTGGTGTGGGTGAGTTTGAGGCTGGTATCTCCAAGAACGGCCAGACTCGTGAGCACGCTCTCCTGGCTTTCACCCTGGGAGTGAAGCAGCTCATTGTTGGCATCAACAAGATGGACTCCACCGAGCCCCCCTACAGCCAGAAGCGTTACGATGAGATCACCAAGGAGGTCTCCACCTACATCAAGAAGATTGGTTACAACCCCGCCGCTGTCGCCTTTGTGCCCATCTCTGGGTGGCACGGAGACAACATGCTGGAGCCCTCCAGCAAC ATGCCCTGGTTCAAGGGGTGGAAGGTTGAGCGCAAGGACGGTAATGCCAGTGGAGTTACTCTGCTGGAGTCCCTCGATGCCATCCTGCCCCCATCCCGCCCCACCGACAAgcccctccgtctccccctgcaggacgTCTACAAAATCGGCG GTATTGGAACAGTGCCCGTGGGCCGTGTGGAGACTGGTACCCTGAAGCCCGGTATGGTCGTCACCTTCGCCCCCGCCAACGTGACCACTGAGGTCAAGTCTGTGGAGATGCACCACGAGACCCTGACCGAGGCTATGCCCGGTGACAACGTCGGTTTCAACGTCAAGAACGTGTCCGTCAAAGATATCCGTCGTGGTAACGTGGCTGGAGACAGCAAGAACGACCCTCCCATGGCTGCTGGCACCTTCACTGCCCAG GTCATCATCCTGAACCACCCTGGACAGATTTCCCAAGGCTATGCCCCCGTTCTGGATTGCCACACAGCTCACATCGCCTGCAAGTTCAGTGAGCTCAAGGAGAAGATCGACCGTCGTTCCGGCAAGAAGCTTGAGGACAACCCCAAGGCCCTCAAGTCCGGAGACGCAGCTATCGTTGAGATGATCCCAGGGAAGCCCATGTGTGTCGAGAGCTTCTCTGACTACCCTCCCCTTG GTCGCTTTGCCGTGCGTGACATGAGGCAGACCGTTGCCGTTGGCGTCATCAAGGCTGTTGACAAGAAGACCGCCTCAGGTGGCAAAGTCACCAAGTCTGCACAGAAGGCCGGTGGTAAAAAGTGA